Proteins encoded in a region of the Clostridium butyricum genome:
- the mutS gene encoding DNA mismatch repair protein MutS, translated as MALTPMMVEYMKTKEQYSDCILFYRLGDFYEMFFDDAITVSRELELVLTGKNCGLEERAPMCGIPHHAAAAYIPRLVNKGYKVAICEQLEDPKQAKGIVKRGVVKIITPGTFVDSNSNLENDNTYLMSIYEDVEKIGISTSDISTGEFKTTSFKNIRMSLLDEIAKVNPKEILLDVNASESLINDIKGISSALITKKDFSDFIVSFDELKEQFSDLEVSGLDNERELTSRVLLKYINETQMMSLTNINLLEQYEIINYMTIDSNSRRNLELTESIREKTKKGSLLWVLDKSATTMGGRTLRRWIDEPLIIKSEIEKRLSGVEEIFNSISFNDDLRTALKEIYDIERIVGKISNQNVNAKDMLSLKSSLSRIPEIKELLKYAKSPLLCEYYDNLDTLDDVRDLLEKSIKEDPSLTIKEGNIIKDGYNDEVDELRQSKIHGKEWIAALENREREFTGIKSLKVGYNKVFGYYIEISKANFSSIPEGRYIRKQTLTNAERYITEELKVMEDKILGSEEKLVNLEYALFMEVRNEVEKHIARLKKSARIISDLDGVSTLALIALENDYVKPEINETGIIQINEGRHPVVEKVIGRGEFVSNNTILNDDDKELLLITGPNMAGKSTYMRQVALITLMAQIGSFVPAVSANISICDKIFTRIGASDDLAGGKSTFMVEMWEVSNILKNATSKSLVLLDEVGRGTSTYDGLSIAWSVIEYITKNENLRCKTLFATHYHELVKLEGTIKGVKNYSVAVKKNEDSVIFLRKIIEGGADESYGIEVAKLAGLPNAVIERAREILEDLEKANKVDINNLSSYETTIKEIAIDDDLYTNSLKDCVNEEIQNSEGCINEIEKALIDKVNELSFKDNKLKEYENKIQEYIQNVSELEKEISALKSEMHKEKHIHKAKSDIKNDTMQINFDSFEKDTFINSISQTDILSLNPMEAMNMLYKLVGEAKKLTK; from the coding sequence ATGGCTTTAACGCCTATGATGGTTGAATATATGAAGACTAAGGAACAGTATAGTGACTGTATCCTATTTTATAGATTAGGTGACTTTTATGAAATGTTTTTCGATGATGCAATTACTGTATCTAGGGAATTAGAACTCGTTTTAACTGGAAAAAACTGTGGACTTGAAGAAAGAGCGCCAATGTGCGGAATACCACATCATGCTGCAGCTGCATATATTCCAAGACTTGTAAACAAAGGATATAAGGTTGCCATATGTGAACAGCTTGAAGATCCAAAGCAAGCTAAAGGTATTGTAAAAAGAGGTGTCGTAAAGATAATAACTCCTGGAACTTTTGTTGATTCTAATTCTAATTTAGAAAATGACAATACATATCTAATGTCAATATATGAAGATGTTGAGAAAATTGGAATATCAACATCTGATATAAGTACAGGTGAATTTAAAACAACATCATTTAAAAATATACGAATGAGTCTTTTGGATGAAATTGCCAAGGTAAATCCAAAAGAAATATTACTTGATGTAAATGCTTCTGAAAGTCTTATAAATGATATAAAGGGGATAAGCAGCGCCCTTATAACAAAAAAAGATTTTTCGGATTTTATTGTTTCTTTTGATGAACTTAAAGAACAATTTTCAGATCTTGAAGTCAGTGGCCTTGATAATGAAAGAGAATTAACAAGCAGAGTACTTTTAAAATACATAAATGAGACTCAAATGATGAGCCTTACAAATATAAACCTTTTAGAACAATATGAAATTATCAATTATATGACTATTGATAGTAATTCAAGACGTAATCTTGAACTTACAGAAAGTATAAGGGAAAAAACAAAGAAAGGTTCACTTTTATGGGTCCTTGATAAAAGTGCTACAACCATGGGGGGAAGAACCTTAAGACGATGGATTGATGAACCTCTTATAATAAAATCTGAAATTGAAAAAAGACTTAGTGGTGTTGAAGAAATATTTAATTCAATAAGTTTTAATGATGATTTAAGAACTGCACTTAAAGAAATTTATGATATTGAAAGAATAGTTGGAAAAATATCAAATCAGAATGTAAATGCTAAAGATATGCTTTCACTAAAATCTTCATTAAGCAGAATTCCAGAAATAAAAGAACTTTTAAAATATGCAAAATCACCTCTTTTATGTGAATATTACGATAATCTTGATACTCTTGATGATGTAAGAGACCTTCTTGAAAAATCAATAAAGGAAGATCCAAGTCTTACAATAAAAGAAGGTAATATAATAAAAGATGGATATAATGATGAAGTTGATGAACTTCGCCAAAGCAAAATTCATGGTAAAGAATGGATTGCTGCACTTGAAAATCGTGAACGAGAATTTACTGGAATCAAATCCTTGAAAGTAGGATACAATAAAGTTTTTGGATATTACATTGAGATAAGTAAAGCTAATTTTAGTTCAATTCCAGAAGGAAGATATATAAGAAAACAGACTTTGACAAATGCAGAAAGATATATAACTGAAGAACTTAAAGTTATGGAAGATAAAATTTTAGGATCTGAAGAAAAATTAGTTAATCTTGAATATGCTTTATTTATGGAAGTTAGAAATGAAGTTGAAAAACATATAGCAAGACTTAAAAAAAGTGCAAGGATAATTTCAGACTTAGATGGTGTTTCAACACTTGCATTAATTGCTCTTGAAAATGACTATGTAAAACCAGAAATAAATGAAACAGGAATAATACAAATAAATGAAGGAAGACATCCTGTTGTTGAAAAAGTAATAGGGCGCGGTGAGTTTGTATCGAATAATACAATCTTAAATGATGATGATAAAGAACTTCTTCTTATAACAGGGCCTAATATGGCTGGTAAATCTACATATATGAGACAGGTGGCATTAATAACTCTAATGGCTCAGATAGGATCTTTTGTACCAGCAGTATCTGCAAATATTTCTATATGTGATAAGATATTCACAAGAATAGGTGCATCTGATGATCTTGCAGGTGGAAAATCAACATTTATGGTAGAAATGTGGGAAGTATCAAATATATTAAAAAATGCTACAAGTAAAAGCCTAGTCCTTTTAGACGAAGTGGGAAGAGGTACTTCTACATATGATGGCTTATCAATTGCATGGTCTGTTATTGAATATATAACAAAAAATGAGAATCTAAGATGTAAGACGCTTTTTGCTACACATTATCATGAACTTGTTAAACTTGAGGGAACGATAAAAGGAGTTAAAAACTATTCAGTAGCCGTTAAAAAGAATGAGGATAGTGTTATATTCCTTAGAAAAATTATTGAAGGTGGAGCAGATGAATCATATGGTATAGAAGTAGCAAAACTTGCTGGACTTCCTAATGCTGTTATTGAGAGGGCTAGAGAAATTTTAGAAGATCTTGAGAAGGCAAATAAAGTTGATATAAACAACCTTTCATCGTATGAAACTACTATTAAAGAGATTGCTATTGATGATGATTTATACACAAATAGTTTAAAAGACTGTGTTAATGAGGAAATACAAAATTCAGAAGGGTGTATAAACGAAATAGAAAAAGCTCTAATTGATAAAGTTAATGAACTTTCATTTAAAGATAACAAGTTAAAAGAGTATGAAAATAAGATTCAGGAGTATATACAAAATGTTTCTGAACTTGAAAAAGAAATAAGTGCTCTAAAATCAGAAATGCATAAAGAAAAACATATTCATAAAGCTAAAAGTGATATTAAAAATGACACAATGCAGATAAATTTTGATTCATTTGAAAAAGATACATTTATAAATTCAATAAGTCAAACAGATATTTTGAGTTTAAATCCTATGGAAGCTATGAATATGCTTTATAAGCTAGTTGGAGAAGCTAAAAAATTAACAAAATAA
- a CDS encoding YgjV family protein, with the protein MFNVPLIEYVGYAASILIGISMFMKNIVKLRFINLIGCILFTIYGFIIKAYPVAIVNLIIAFTNIYYLYKLTKDK; encoded by the coding sequence ATGTTTAATGTTCCATTAATAGAATATGTAGGATATGCAGCATCAATTTTAATTGGTATATCTATGTTTATGAAAAATATAGTAAAACTTAGATTTATAAATTTAATCGGATGTATTTTATTCACAATTTATGGCTTTATAATAAAAGCATATCCTGTTGCTATCGTTAATTTAATAATAGCATTCACAAATATATATTATCTTTATAAATTAACAAAAGATAAATAA
- a CDS encoding NCS2 family permease yields the protein MKNLFKKNGKFDNYFGISENNTNIKTEMIAGVTTFMTMAYILIVNPSILSAAGMDSGAVFSATALSAIVATLIMGLYAKLPFAQAPGMGLNAFFAYTVVLSMGYSFQFALTAVFLEGLIFILLTLFNIREAIVDSIPDNIKKAISVGIGLFIALIGLEGAGIIVHPEDGGTILALGNITSGPALLAIIGILLTGVLLVRKIKGALFIGMIVTAIIGLFMGITPMPPSILSMPPSFTSLLFQFEWHNIFSIDMLIVLFTLLFMDMFDTIGTLVGVATKAKMLDKDGKVPNIKKALFADAIGTTFGACVGTSTVSTFVESASGVAEGGRTGLTAISAAAMFGLSLFFAPLFASITSAVTCCALVLVGLFMIEPIKEIDLSDYTEAIPAFLTIIMMPLAYSISDGMVFGVISYIILKVFAGKRKEISITTIIVALIFMLKFLI from the coding sequence ATGAAAAATTTATTTAAAAAGAATGGTAAATTCGATAATTATTTCGGAATAAGCGAAAATAATACGAATATTAAAACAGAAATGATTGCTGGTGTGACAACATTTATGACAATGGCTTACATACTTATTGTAAATCCATCTATATTGTCAGCAGCAGGAATGGATAGTGGTGCAGTATTTAGCGCAACAGCATTATCGGCAATTGTAGCAACACTTATTATGGGACTATACGCTAAGCTACCATTTGCTCAGGCACCAGGTATGGGGTTAAATGCTTTCTTTGCATATACAGTTGTACTTAGTATGGGGTATTCTTTTCAATTTGCATTAACAGCAGTATTTTTAGAAGGTTTAATCTTTATATTGTTAACATTATTTAATATACGTGAAGCAATTGTTGATTCAATACCTGACAATATAAAAAAAGCTATTTCTGTTGGAATAGGATTATTTATTGCTTTAATAGGACTTGAAGGTGCCGGCATAATAGTACACCCAGAAGATGGGGGAACAATTCTTGCTTTAGGTAACATAACAAGTGGTCCTGCACTATTAGCTATTATAGGAATTTTATTAACTGGTGTTTTACTTGTAAGAAAAATAAAAGGTGCTTTATTTATCGGAATGATAGTTACTGCAATTATTGGATTATTTATGGGGATAACACCAATGCCACCAAGCATTTTAAGTATGCCACCTTCATTTACTTCGTTATTATTCCAATTTGAATGGCATAATATTTTTTCAATTGATATGCTTATAGTATTATTTACTTTATTATTTATGGACATGTTTGATACTATAGGTACATTAGTTGGTGTTGCAACTAAAGCAAAAATGCTTGATAAAGATGGAAAAGTTCCAAATATTAAAAAAGCATTATTTGCCGATGCAATTGGTACAACATTCGGTGCTTGCGTAGGAACAAGTACAGTAAGCACATTTGTAGAAAGTGCATCTGGAGTTGCTGAAGGTGGAAGAACAGGGCTTACAGCTATATCAGCTGCTGCTATGTTTGGTTTATCATTATTTTTTGCACCACTTTTTGCAAGTATAACATCAGCTGTAACGTGCTGTGCTCTTGTCCTTGTTGGATTATTTATGATAGAACCTATTAAAGAAATAGATTTAAGTGACTATACAGAAGCAATACCAGCCTTTTTAACTATTATAATGATGCCACTTGCATACAGTATTTCTGATGGTATGGTATTTGGTGTTATATCATATATAATATTAAAAGTGTTTGCAGGGAAGAGAAAAGAAATAAGTATTACAACTATTATAGTAGCATTAATATTTATGCTTAAATTTTTAATATAA
- a CDS encoding ferritin-like domain-containing protein, producing the protein MTKRKKRNQTNNKTKKALNKQREIPLTGNYLREQQLIDNLSCKIQEKCSLKNVLPAKINLPYPKIQVKNKNEEYAKILSQDFCSNVSEFTAISQYVNHEIRLNNKYCKASETILSISKTEMMHMQMIGELITLLGGNLSYSYYDNGSYSYWTPKFVEFGTNYVNMILLDINDEYKAIRQYEEHIRVIDDMCIRAVLERIIKDEKYHIELLTALLDENNYSKSND; encoded by the coding sequence ATGACTAAACGTAAAAAACGTAATCAGACAAATAATAAGACCAAAAAAGCATTAAATAAACAAAGAGAAATCCCACTGACTGGAAATTATTTAAGAGAACAACAACTTATTGATAATTTATCTTGTAAAATTCAAGAGAAGTGCTCATTAAAAAATGTACTTCCAGCAAAAATTAATCTTCCATATCCTAAAATACAAGTTAAAAACAAAAATGAAGAATATGCAAAGATATTAAGTCAGGATTTTTGTAGCAATGTTTCTGAATTCACAGCAATAAGCCAGTATGTAAACCATGAAATTCGCTTAAATAATAAATACTGTAAAGCTTCTGAAACTATTCTTTCTATTTCTAAAACAGAAATGATGCACATGCAGATGATTGGAGAACTTATTACTCTTTTAGGAGGAAATTTAAGCTATAGCTATTATGATAATGGTTCCTATTCATATTGGACTCCTAAGTTTGTAGAGTTTGGTACTAATTATGTTAATATGATACTTCTTGATATTAATGATGAATATAAGGCTATAAGGCAATATGAAGAACATATAAGGGTTATTGATGATATGTGCATAAGAGCCGTACTAGAGCGCATAATTAAAGATGAAAAGTACCATATTGAATTACTAACCGCACTTCTTGATGAAAACAACTATAGTAAAAGTAATGATTAA
- a CDS encoding GNAT family N-acetyltransferase: protein MEDIEYRYIKFDNALFKQVINLRYDILFKPYGKIQKYTYDQFDSYSYHLVGIIDNNIVSYSRFTPLSRENTVGKISNVVVHPDYNNMGIGIDMLKIHIKTSLEKKIKKIYLNARIDTIEFYKKAGFFTESSVFISDKSGLTLQKMFLKVE from the coding sequence ATGGAAGATATTGAATATAGATATATAAAGTTTGATAATGCATTATTTAAACAGGTAATAAATTTGAGATATGATATTTTATTTAAACCATATGGCAAAATTCAAAAATATACATATGATCAATTTGATAGTTACAGTTATCATTTAGTTGGAATAATAGATAATAATATAGTTTCATATTCACGATTTACTCCATTAAGTAGGGAAAATACTGTAGGCAAAATATCAAATGTTGTTGTACATCCTGATTATAACAATATGGGAATAGGAATTGATATGCTGAAAATACATATTAAAACCTCATTAGAGAAAAAAATAAAAAAAATATATCTTAATGCACGAATAGATACAATAGAATTTTATAAAAAGGCAGGTTTTTTTACTGAAAGCTCAGTGTTTATATCAGATAAAAGTGGACTAACTCTTCAAAAGATGTTTTTAAAAGTTGAATAA
- a CDS encoding cadherin-like beta sandwich domain-containing protein: MNKTAKGLITFSLVTANMLCVGGKYDLFTTAAYASSDDADEISELDIEDSDGDALDLYSDSDYEDEVDDDLEEGETYYAESTTNKITIDTSDVNEDCVRIFANNSEYELGDKIKLKSGTNTIKIRVYEDEYDEDENYSNSDYNQYTIKVEYDNDEDSDGELSQLDLEDSDGDSIDLYYDSDYDEEVDDDLEEDETYYAESNTNKIILGTDDVDDDYIRILYNSKVYELGDSIKLSSGTNTLKVRVYDSDYDEDENYSSSDYSQYTLKINYGSDSDNSTSDVGLNSISLSGGSLTFNKNTSSYNINVNSDLNSISVEAIPEDSDYTVKINDSTVSESDYYSKKVTLTDSVTPVIIKVTNDENESKSYTVNITKTKKEDTLAMTNPYTQNSNTTSSVTLSQSHNTGWVNVNNTWNYYYSDGSKATGWILTGGNWYYLNSAGQMLTGWFLDSDGKWYYLYKSGAMAVNTTIDGYKIGPSGAWMQ, from the coding sequence ATGAATAAAACAGCAAAAGGATTAATTACATTTTCCTTAGTAACTGCAAACATGTTATGTGTAGGAGGAAAATATGATCTTTTTACAACAGCAGCTTATGCATCATCTGATGATGCTGATGAAATATCAGAACTTGATATTGAGGATTCTGACGGTGATGCATTAGATCTTTATTCTGATAGTGATTATGAAGATGAAGTTGATGATGACTTAGAAGAGGGTGAAACGTATTATGCGGAAAGTACTACTAATAAGATTACAATTGATACAAGCGATGTAAATGAAGACTGCGTACGTATATTTGCTAATAATTCAGAATATGAGCTTGGTGATAAAATAAAGCTAAAAAGCGGGACAAACACTATAAAAATAAGAGTATATGAAGATGAATATGATGAAGATGAGAACTACTCTAATTCAGATTATAATCAGTATACAATAAAAGTTGAATATGATAATGACGAAGATAGTGATGGAGAATTATCACAATTAGATTTAGAAGACAGTGATGGTGATAGCATAGATTTATATTATGACAGTGATTATGATGAAGAAGTGGATGATGATTTAGAAGAAGATGAAACCTACTATGCCGAAAGTAATACTAATAAAATTATTCTAGGCACAGATGATGTAGATGATGATTATATAAGAATACTCTATAATAGTAAAGTTTATGAATTAGGTGATTCAATAAAATTATCAAGTGGCACAAATACATTAAAAGTAAGAGTTTATGATAGTGATTATGATGAAGACGAAAATTACAGCAGTTCAGATTATAGTCAGTATACTTTAAAAATAAACTATGGTAGTGATTCAGACAATAGCACTTCTGATGTAGGTTTGAATAGTATTTCATTAAGCGGTGGCTCTTTAACTTTCAATAAGAATACATCTTCTTATAATATAAATGTAAATTCTGATTTAAATAGCATTTCTGTTGAAGCCATACCAGAAGATTCAGATTATACTGTTAAAATTAATGATTCTACAGTTTCTGAATCTGATTATTATTCAAAAAAAGTAACTCTAACAGATAGTGTAACACCAGTTATTATTAAAGTTACAAATGATGAAAATGAATCTAAGAGTTATACTGTAAATATAACTAAGACTAAAAAAGAAGATACATTAGCAATGACTAATCCATATACTCAAAATAGTAATACAACCTCTTCTGTGACATTATCTCAATCTCATAATACTGGATGGGTAAATGTAAATAATACCTGGAATTATTATTATTCAGATGGAAGCAAGGCTACAGGATGGATACTTACAGGTGGGAATTGGTACTACTTAAATTCAGCTGGACAAATGCTTACAGGTTGGTTTTTAGACAGTGATGGAAAATGGTATTATTTATATAAATCCGGAGCTATGGCTGTTAATACTACCATTGATGGATATAAAATTGGTCCTTCTGGTGCATGGATGCAGTAA
- the mutL gene encoding DNA mismatch repair endonuclease MutL yields the protein MKRINILNEDTANKIAAGEVVERPSSVVKELVENSIDAASKNITIEIEDGGTSLIRIIDDGDGVFKDDIKKAFMPHATSKITKSEDIYNISTLGFRGEALPSIASVAKVNLKSKTANSEYGYEINIEGGKFGDVYECGTNKGTIIEVRDLFFNVPARKKFLKSVSKEGSLINDIITRIALANPDISFKLFNNHKKVIHTFGNNDIKDTLRTIYGKSITDNIIYFEDSSDLVTIHGYVGKEDIARGSRNNQSIFVNKRYIKNKSLAVAVEQAFKSFSTVNKFPFFVLFVEIYPEYVDVNIHPTKAEIKFNDERMVFKKIFSAVHNSLKNDIFESFAIEEEVKSEETVQPSFEEISFKIKEEEEKVKLASNAAKEILNNGGVLKADNSFINSPLFKEDKKDFVLKDSCVIDNSIDIPVDLKRNVNNNKDAYNNNEKSSFEMTSNNNIVESHVIQEESSSSELSKNADNSVLDQDLQKDSDTINYSEKVKYKEKIAKFPPISIIGQYNKTYILGEYDGTLYMIDQHAAHEKIYFEKYLKDIESGDIIVQPLMIPSIIDLTIDDYSYFEENKEIFKDAGFILEEFGGTSIALKEVPYFLGKLNPKKLFIEILDNLKNLGNGKTTEVKHNAIATKACKSAIKGNDELQINEMVKLIEDLRYIDDPFHCPHGRPIIIKFTSTDIDKKFKRIV from the coding sequence ATGAAAAGAATTAATATATTAAATGAAGATACAGCTAATAAGATTGCTGCAGGAGAAGTAGTAGAGAGACCTTCTTCTGTAGTAAAAGAATTAGTTGAAAATTCAATAGATGCAGCTTCAAAAAATATAACTATAGAAATAGAAGATGGTGGCACATCTCTCATTAGAATTATAGATGATGGTGATGGAGTATTTAAGGATGATATAAAAAAAGCTTTCATGCCACATGCAACTAGTAAAATAACAAAATCTGAAGACATATATAATATAAGTACTTTAGGTTTTAGGGGGGAAGCTCTTCCTTCAATTGCTTCAGTAGCTAAAGTAAACTTAAAATCAAAAACAGCAAATTCAGAGTATGGATATGAAATAAATATTGAAGGTGGCAAATTTGGAGATGTATATGAATGTGGTACAAATAAAGGAACAATAATAGAAGTAAGAGATTTATTCTTTAATGTACCTGCAAGAAAAAAATTTTTAAAGTCAGTTTCAAAAGAAGGATCTTTAATAAATGATATAATAACTAGAATCGCTCTAGCAAATCCCGACATAAGTTTTAAACTTTTTAATAATCACAAGAAAGTAATACATACTTTTGGTAATAATGATATAAAAGATACATTAAGAACTATTTATGGGAAATCTATAACTGATAACATTATTTATTTTGAAGACAGCAGTGATTTGGTTACTATACATGGATATGTAGGAAAAGAAGATATCGCTAGGGGATCTAGAAATAACCAAAGCATTTTTGTTAATAAAAGATATATAAAAAATAAAAGTCTTGCAGTAGCAGTAGAACAGGCATTTAAATCATTTTCTACAGTTAATAAATTCCCCTTTTTTGTATTATTCGTTGAAATTTATCCTGAATACGTAGATGTTAATATCCATCCTACAAAAGCAGAAATCAAATTTAATGATGAGCGAATGGTGTTTAAAAAGATTTTTTCAGCTGTACACAATTCTTTAAAGAATGATATTTTTGAATCATTTGCAATAGAAGAGGAAGTAAAATCTGAAGAGACAGTTCAGCCATCTTTTGAAGAAATATCCTTTAAAATTAAAGAAGAAGAAGAAAAAGTTAAACTTGCAAGTAATGCTGCAAAAGAAATTTTAAATAATGGTGGGGTATTAAAGGCAGATAACTCTTTTATAAATAGTCCCTTATTTAAAGAAGATAAAAAGGACTTTGTTTTAAAAGATAGCTGTGTTATAGATAATAGTATTGATATTCCGGTAGATCTTAAGCGTAACGTTAATAATAACAAGGATGCTTACAATAATAATGAAAAATCGTCTTTTGAAATGACTTCTAACAACAATATTGTAGAATCTCATGTTATTCAGGAAGAATCTTCTAGTAGTGAGTTATCAAAAAATGCTGATAATAGTGTTTTAGATCAAGATTTACAGAAAGATTCAGATACTATTAATTATAGTGAAAAAGTAAAATATAAAGAAAAAATTGCAAAATTTCCTCCAATATCAATAATAGGTCAGTATAATAAAACATATATCTTAGGAGAATATGACGGAACCCTTTATATGATTGACCAGCATGCAGCTCATGAAAAAATATATTTTGAAAAATATCTAAAAGATATTGAGTCTGGAGATATAATAGTTCAGCCACTAATGATACCAAGCATTATAGATTTAACGATTGATGATTATTCATATTTTGAAGAAAATAAAGAAATATTCAAAGATGCAGGATTTATTTTAGAGGAATTTGGAGGAACGTCAATTGCATTAAAAGAAGTTCCATACTTTTTAGGTAAACTTAATCCTAAAAAACTATTTATTGAAATACTTGATAATTTGAAAAATTTAGGTAATGGAAAAACTACTGAAGTAAAACATAACGCTATTGCAACAAAGGCTTGTAAATCAGCTATTAAAGGAAATGATGAACTTCAAATAAATGAAATGGTTAAATTGATTGAGGATTTAAGGTATATAGATGATCCATTTCATTGTCCACATGGAAGACCAATTATAATAAAATTTACAAGTACAGATATAGATAAAAAATTTAAAAGAATAGTATAA
- the miaA gene encoding tRNA (adenosine(37)-N6)-dimethylallyltransferase MiaA, with translation MKQKLLVLGGPTAVGKTELSIKIAKELKGEIISADSMQIYKYMDIGSAKVTEQEMDGIKHHLIDVIEPNVPFSVADFKEYGEIALKNILSKNKFPIIAGGTGLYINSLTCNMTFTEAEKDEEYRLYLEKLSEEKGNDFVHEMLKEIDPISYKEIHANNRKRVIRALEVYKLTKKPFSSFNAGEDFYKSDYDVYYYVLTMNRDKLYERINKRVDIMIEKGLLEECIKLREMGYTSDMQSMQGIGYKEILYYLENKISFGDAVNMIKQGSRNYAKRQLTWFRRDKRCIFLDKDVMSEDEILHKVLNDIRNN, from the coding sequence ATGAAACAAAAACTATTAGTGCTTGGTGGACCTACAGCTGTAGGTAAGACTGAGCTTTCTATAAAAATTGCTAAAGAGTTAAAAGGGGAAATAATCTCAGCAGACTCTATGCAGATATATAAATACATGGATATAGGTTCTGCCAAGGTCACAGAACAAGAAATGGATGGCATTAAGCATCACTTAATAGATGTAATTGAGCCTAATGTACCTTTTTCAGTAGCAGATTTTAAGGAATATGGAGAAATAGCCTTAAAAAATATACTTTCAAAAAATAAATTTCCTATTATTGCTGGTGGTACAGGACTCTACATAAATTCACTAACATGTAATATGACTTTTACAGAAGCAGAAAAAGATGAAGAATATAGATTGTACCTTGAAAAATTATCAGAAGAAAAAGGTAATGATTTTGTTCACGAAATGCTAAAAGAAATTGATCCTATAAGCTATAAAGAAATACATGCAAACAATAGAAAAAGAGTAATAAGAGCCTTAGAAGTATATAAACTTACAAAGAAGCCCTTTAGCTCCTTTAATGCTGGTGAAGATTTCTATAAAAGTGATTATGATGTCTACTATTATGTTCTTACAATGAATAGAGATAAATTATATGAAAGAATCAATAAAAGAGTAGATATAATGATTGAAAAGGGCCTTCTTGAAGAATGCATAAAATTAAGAGAAATGGGTTATACTTCAGATATGCAATCAATGCAGGGGATAGGATATAAAGAAATTCTTTATTATCTTGAAAATAAAATTTCATTTGGAGATGCAGTAAATATGATAAAGCAAGGCTCAAGAAATTATGCCAAAAGACAACTTACTTGGTTTAGGCGTGATAAACGATGCATATTCCTTGATAAGGATGTAATGAGTGAAGATGAAATTTTACATAAAGTTCTTAATGACATAAGAAATAACTAG
- the hfq gene encoding RNA chaperone Hfq, producing MVNKTVNNIQDIFLNNARKNRTNLTVHLLNGFQIKGIVKGFDNFTVILECDENMMLIYKHSISTITPEKPIPFINN from the coding sequence TTGGTCAATAAAACGGTTAATAATATTCAAGATATTTTTCTAAATAATGCACGAAAAAATAGAACTAATTTAACAGTTCATTTATTAAATGGTTTTCAAATTAAAGGGATTGTAAAAGGATTTGATAATTTTACAGTTATCTTAGAATGTGATGAGAATATGATGTTAATATATAAACATTCAATTTCAACAATAACACCTGAAAAGCCAATACCTTTTATTAATAATTAA